TTAATGCGTCGAAAATAATTGTTGCCGCTTCGTTACTCATGTCTTCATAAGTATTTGCTTTAATTTCTTTAAAATTTGTCATTTTGTGCCTCCAATTGAAACTGAGTGTATGCAAAAAATTTACATACAATACTTAAGTGTCTTTAAAACTTTTAAGTATTTTAATATTATATTCTTTTTTAATTTCTCTGTAAAACAATAACTATAGAAGTTCGTAAATTAAAATAAACACGAGTATAAATGATACTGCTAGTGATAAGACTCCATATATAGACAACCATAGTGGATGACGATAATGTCCAACGATATCAGAGCGTCTTGAAGCATGTAATATCCCACCGAGAATAACTGGTAATATTAATCCATTTAAAATTGTTGTAATCTGAAGTAACACAACCTCTTCGCCCTTTAGTAAAAAGATGAACCAACTCGTTAAAACGAGCATGAGTAATACGACATCGATATATTTTTTAATAATATCATTAACTGATTTAATAAATGTTCCTGTCGTATACGCGACACTCACAATAGACGTTAATGATGCACATATAAATAATATCCCTAAAGCGTAGCTACCAAGACCACCAAACACTTCTGAAAAAGCACTTTCTAATAAGTTATCTTTAAATAAAATGACGTTACTTCTAGATAACCCGAGTATTGTGAAGAATAATAGTAAGCGTGTCACTGTAACGATAATCACACTATAAGCAGCAGATCGAGTGACTGCTGTTTTATACTTTTCACCGGTAATTTCAACATCAATTAAGCGATGTGCACCAGCAAAACTAATATATCCACCAATCGATAGGGCAACCATCATCGCAATTGTCGTCACAATATCGTAATCAATCATCGGTAGGACCGTTTTTGCAAGTGTGACATCATACGGTACATCTGTTGCTGTAAATGCGTACGCAAGTAGAATTATTGCGATAATAAAACTTAACATCACTCCGATAAACGTTTCTAACGTAATACGATTTCTATTTAATAAATAAAATAAAATCGCAATCATAAGCCCAATGGATGCGCCGAGTTTTATATCGACATTAAATAATAAACTAATTCCAATTCCTAAACCCGAAATATTAATGATATTAAACGCGATTCCACCAAGTAAGACAACGACAGACATAAACGTCCCAAAATTCGGGATAATTTTATTGATGACTAAATGTGCCGGCGTTTTTGCGACAGTGAGTATTCGCCATATGTTCATTTGTATGCCGAGTTCGATAATTCCAGTGATTATAATGACGAACGCAAGACGCTCATAAAATTGAATCGTTAAGTCCGCCGTTGACATTAAAAACAAAGGGCCAATTGAAGCACTGGCCATTAAAAATACCGCACTAAAGATTTTATTTCTCTCTAATCTTCTCTCGTTCATGACCTTCACCTCAATTCGCCCATTTAATTA
Above is a genomic segment from Nosocomiicoccus massiliensis containing:
- a CDS encoding NRAMP family divalent metal transporter, which codes for MNERRLERNKIFSAVFLMASASIGPLFLMSTADLTIQFYERLAFVIIITGIIELGIQMNIWRILTVAKTPAHLVINKIIPNFGTFMSVVVLLGGIAFNIINISGLGIGISLLFNVDIKLGASIGLMIAILFYLLNRNRITLETFIGVMLSFIIAIILLAYAFTATDVPYDVTLAKTVLPMIDYDIVTTIAMMVALSIGGYISFAGAHRLIDVEITGEKYKTAVTRSAAYSVIIVTVTRLLLFFTILGLSRSNVILFKDNLLESAFSEVFGGLGSYALGILFICASLTSIVSVAYTTGTFIKSVNDIIKKYIDVVLLMLVLTSWFIFLLKGEEVVLLQITTILNGLILPVILGGILHASRRSDIVGHYRHPLWLSIYGVLSLAVSFILVFILIYELL